The proteins below come from a single Mercenaria mercenaria strain notata chromosome 3, MADL_Memer_1, whole genome shotgun sequence genomic window:
- the LOC123524634 gene encoding uncharacterized protein LOC123524634 encodes MLLVLLCITVFVSNVISICEEGKNCTMSSGQVGTCFVGVCLTRIDEEIRENQEFIITAKYPEHEFHDPNNTVMFIRGNGLCLQWHKGIQLLKTGKDTWEITITYKSSINGFQCQNCTSKHVDYLPGNKLQYRLFIDDKKNMLGANFAISFPISQTSSYFEIKPKFVVYPRFKEIIGTLQTFELESNYIGNTRTLALYTPPGFTENPLKTYPTLIVFDLSFEYAKVLKQNFEKPILRSMSEEYIFIGFGDYKYPGERGHLLSTVQGPFNYCLNGTLDDFCNGCIPGNASVTKVFQYLFDTCGQLVILRGDGDATLDFLALEVLPKAETILGNRIDRNRLGVMGYALGGLMSCYAAWTRLEVFSFAACQSPSFWWPLNNNSFLEPLFHFINQTLKNDSLQASRTDQKYYIDAGGAENFAPFNLTQAAVEVAQYISNLEHFKLDTNVWIAVDPFKPHNYIEWVKRIGQALTTLLPASGEASMPFPGKENRKQKCKSKSHMQRTQPQNYI; translated from the exons aTGCTGTTGGTTTTACTCTGCATTACGGTCTTCGTATCAAACGTGATATCGATTTGTGAAGAGGGTAAAAACTGTACGATGTCAAGTGGGCAAGTAGGGACGTGCTTTGTTGGTGTATGCCTTACACGTATCGACGAGGAAATAAGAGAGAACCAAGAATTTATCATTACTGCTAAATATCCAGAACACGAATTTCAC GATCCTAATAACACAGTCATGTTTATCCGCGGTAACGGTCTGTGCCTACAATGGCACAAGGGCATACAACTCTTAAAGACCGGCAAGGATACATGGGAGATAACTATCACGTACAAATCATCTATTAATGGATTCCAGTGTCAAAACTGCACGTCGAAACATGTTGATTATCTTCCTGGCAACAAACTCCAATACCGTTTGTTTATTGATGACAAGAAGAATATGCTTGGTGCAAATTTCGCTATTTCATTTCCAATTTCTCAGACATcttcttattttgaaataaagccCAAATTTGTTGTATACCCtaggtttaaagaaattattGGGACACTTCAAACTTTTGAATTAGAATCTAATTACATCGGCAATACAAGAACTTTAGCTTTATATACCCCTCCAGGTTTCACAGAAAACCCGTTGAAGACCTACCCGACTTTGATTGTTTTCGATTTGAGTTTTGAGTATGCTaaggttttaaaacaaaactttgaaaaaccaaTTTTACGTTCAATGTCTGAGGAGTATATTTTCATCGGATTTGGTGACTATAAATATCCAGGAGAAAGGGGCCATTTACTATCTACAGTACAAGGTCCATTTAACTACTGTTTAAATGGTACCTTAGACGATTTCTGTAATGGATGTATACCTGGGAATGCTAGTGTTACTAAAGTTTTTCAATATCTTTTTGATACCTGCGGGCAACTGGTTATACTTCGAGGAGACGGTGATGCAACGCTAGATTTCTTAGCACTAGAAGTACTTCCGAAAGCTGAGACAATATTGGGAAATAGAATAGACAGGAACAGATTAGGTGTTATGGGTTATGCGCTCGGAGGACTGATGTCTTGCTATGCTGCGTGGACACGTCTAGAAGTATTTTCATTCGCAGCTTGTCAGTCACCCTCTTTCTGGTGGCCGTTAAACAACAATAGCTTTCTAGAACCTTTGTTCCATTTTATCAACCAAACATTAAAAAACGATTCGCTTCAAGCCAGTCGCACGGATCAGAAATATTATATTGACGCCGGTGGAGCTGAGAACTTTGCCCCATTTAACCTTACACAAGCTGCCGTTGAAGTGGCGCAATATATTTCTAATTTAGAACATTTCAagttagatacaaatgtctggaTAGCTGTGGATCCGTTTAAACCCCACAACTATATAGAATGGGTGAAGCGTATTGGGCAGGCACTCACAACATTACTACCGGCTAGTGGAGAGGCAAGCATGCCTTTCCCTGGTAAAGAAAATCGAAAACAAAAGTGCAAGAGTAAAAGCCACATGCAACGAACGCAGCCGCAGAACTACATATGA